The genomic window CCTCAACCTTATCACCTTCCTTTAAATCCGGATTGTACCGAAATTCATTTAAAGAAATAACACCTTCACTTTTTGCGTTGATGTCAATAATAGCATCACGATCCGTAATATTAATTACTTTTCCTTCTACTACTTCGTCATTTAACGTGTCCACAAAATTTTCAGCCACCAATTTTTCAAATTCTTCTAATTTTGAATCTGCAATCGGATCAATACCTTCTTCGTAATTGTGCCAGTTAAATTCCTCTAAAAATTGTTCCGGATTTTTTTGTTGCTCGGACACTGCTTTTGGTGCCTCTTGTATTGCAACCTCCTGAACATCTGTGTTTTTTGTTTCTTCAGACATTGAAGATTAAATTTGTATCCTGTATATTATTGAGAACTTATGTGAAAACTATACAGAAGTTATGATTAAAAATTTAATTCCTTTTTATTCTCCTATTCATCAAAAGGAGTGCAAAATTACGATTTAATTTGATAATATACAATTATTTGGTGATTGAGAATTATTATGATGTATGTAAAGAATATTTGGCAAATATGAACTTCACTTATTTATATATGAATGTGTTAGAAAAATATAATTTAAGATAAAATTTTGAATAGGTTAATCTTAACTTTTCTTATTGTTTGATTTGTTTTTAGCAATTTCAATAGCGCGATGCAACTTATTTTGTAAGATCTCTTTAGATGGTAAAAGCGTTAGATATTCGGCTATTCTTATGTTGCTTTTATCCAATTGTAATAATTCCACATGTTCTTCATTTTTTCCGGTACAAAGAATCAAACCTATTGGGCTATTTTCACCTTCAACAATTTCATATTTTTCAAGATAGCGCAGGTATAGTTCCATCTGTCCTTTAAAAGAAGCTTCAAACTCCCCTATTTTTAAATCAATTGCTACTAAAGATTTTAACCTTCGATGATAAAACAAGAGATCAATGTAATAATCTCTACTATCTATCATAATACGTTTTTGACGTGCCATAAAGGCAAAATCACTACCAAGTTCTATTATAAATCTCTGAAGCTCAATAAGAATAGAACTTTCCAAATCTTGTTCGGAATAAGAATCAGATAAGCCCAAAAAATCCAGAAAATACGGGTCTCTAAATACTAGATCGGGCGAAATATTTTGATCTTTATATAGTTTAGCCAAATCCTTTCTTATTGTTTCTTCAGGTTTTTTACTTATGGCAGTACGTTCATAAAGCATTGACTTAATTCTTTCACGAAACGTCCGTACACTCCATTTTTCATGAATACATAATTGTAAATAGAATTTACGTTTTAAAGGATCCTCCATAGGAATAAGGGCTAAAATATGAGTCCAACTCAATTGTCGTATCATTGGTACGACAATATTTTCCTTTGGAAAGCATGAAGCAAACTGCATCATTCTACGCAAATTTTTCTCAGAAAAGGATTTGCCATATTCAGTTGTCAATTGTTTTGATAGTAATAGGACAATCTGTTTACCATAAGTGCCTCTTTCGTATTTTAAAACTTCTTTATTAATTTTTCTACCAATTTGCCAGTACATTAGACTCATTGTGGTATTAACCGAAAGCGCAACTTGTTGTTTACTTTGCTCTATAAGTAGTTGAATTTCTTTGGCAATTTGATTTATATTACTTACTTTTTTATCTGTCATAAGGTATTTCTCAAACGTATTAAAGGTTTCTACTTTTAGTTACACAAATATTTCGACATTTTGATCTTTTACTCCTGTGAATTTTTTGTCACTTCTTAAAACTACGAATCACATATTCAATCGCTTTATCCTTGTTCGTAGTACTAAGTTCATTTTTTAAATTTTCCACAAATTTATATGGATCTTTAGGGTAGTTTAAATCTTTATGAACTGGTATTCCGATTACTTCGTAGCTTATCCCTTCTTTATCTTTATAAACTTGATTGGATAACTCGAAATCCCATCTATTGGGTAGCTTCTTGGACAAAATATCCGAAAAAATACCTTCGGAAGGGGAACCTATTCTTTCTATATTCTCATACGCTTTGGATGCTAACAATAATACTTCAGAAGCACTAGCAGTCCAATAACTTTGTAAAATATGAAGTTTACCCATGTAGGTTTTTGTCGCAGGTTTTAGTATATAATTATAACTATCCGCGTATTGATCTCCTACCCGATGTGTTTTTGTAAAAACTTCTTTTTCCTCGTTAATTAAGTAGCTTAAAGCTGTAAGTCCAACCATATCTACACCCCCTCCATTAAACCGAAGGTCAAGTATTAAATGCTCCGTAGTTTTTAAATCTTCAACTACTTTTTTCATAATCGAATTAATTCCATTTATTAGATCTTTTAAAGGGGTATTACTTTCTGACATTGCTTTTACGTACAATTTTTTAGCTTCTTTAGCACTCATATCCGGGGTAATTCCGTAATCTGCAACGGTTTCCATACTATTAAGCTGTAAATACCCTACTTGATCATTAATTTTACCCCAAACAACTTTAGATAAATTAAAGGCTTTAGGATCTGTAACATAACGTTCTATTATTTGTTTACGTAGTCCATAAAAATCGGCATCATCCCTGGTATCCCAATTGCCAAGTTTAGCCGCTTTACGCATCAATTTATCCGAAGCTTCAATGCTCACATGTCCGTCATTTAGTTCTTCTAGCATAGCATCACAAAGTACTAGCAATTCTACATCGGTTGTATGTTGATCAATTTGTTTACGGTACTTCGTATTTAAGGCTTGCCAATCCACCTTTCTTTCCTTGAAATAAGCGTATTGGTTATTAAACGTATGCCATAAGAATTCAAAGTTTAAAATTGGATCACGTAGTTCCTTTTTTGACCACTTTTTATTGCATAATTCCGGAACCTGAGCAATTCGATCAAACCAATATTTAGTTACTCCCTGCTCTATGATCAAAACATTGTCGTCTACTTTCATTTTGTCTTGAAGAAATGAAATAGGAAAGGTCTGATTAAAAACACATGCCTGATCGTTACTATCATAAAACTGTATATTTTCATTATCTATTTTAATAATCCAACCGTAACCCCTGGATTTCCAAAATCCCAGATAATTATTATTGACCTGTGCATAGGTCGACGAAAAAACAAAAAAGATCAAACTTAAAACAAAAGAGGAAGGGAATAAATTCATCCGCCCAATATAGCTGATCTTATTTCAAATTACAACTGCTCTAGTTTAAACTAATTCATATCAATTAATCCCATCCCCAGACCTTCCCAAAGGGAAGGTAGCTAAAAGTCCTTTCCTTTGGAAAGGATTTAGGGTAGGATTAATAGCTATAAATAAAATAGTTGGGTCAATTCTAATACACCAATACTATTGTATATTAAAGCCATTACAATTGCTATACGATTGAAAATTATATTTTAGAAGATGTTTTTTTAAGAACAACACTTAAATAAATACAAGTCTTTTGAGTTTTTATAAGCCTTTCGCATAATAATTATTACGCTTAACAAGAGCATCATCATAAAACTATAAAACACCGTGTCAGAAATATGTGTATGTACTATATTGTGAAATTTAATTGCTAATACATTTGTGTTATATGATGTTTCTGTATTTTCAGCATATAAACTTCCAATAGTATATAAAAAGGTTGTAAAAAGCAGGTATAGAAAAATATAGAAGGAATAATGATTAATAACTGAAAAAAAAGCTAATTCCTTTCTTTGTAAAGACTTCAGATAAGAATTATCATATAAAGCTAAAACTAATCTTCCTGAATCTTCTGTATTGACTAATTTTAATTTAAATAAGGGAACTATCTCTTGCGCTTTTTTTTCTGCTAAACGAATAAATAGAAATTTTTCTTTCACCGTAATTTTATCAATATCTAAAAAATTAAAAGACAATGAATCATCATCTTTTGTTCCCAGATTTTTAGAAGTTGATGGATGTAGAAAAACCTTATTTTCTGAAATCGAAATTTCTTTGAATTTTGTGTGATGCACTTTAAATGACATCAAATTCATAACTAATACTATTTGCTAAAGAAAGCACATTAAATTAAGTATCATCTGAAATGTTGTGAAATGCAAAGATAGAAATTCTCCATAGAAATAACCAAAATTTCGGGAAATTATAGGTCAATTTTTTACGAATTCCTCAATTAACTTTTTGTTATATACTTGAATCATTGATAGCTGTAGTAGTTATAATTAACTCACCTTCTATCTCCTAATATTCATTACCTTCAAACTTACCCTAGAATAAATAATCCAAAAATTTTCATAATAACAATTAATATTTAACAATTTCAAATTCACTTCGCCGGTTTAGCTGATGTTCTTTTTCACCGCAATCGTTACTATCACAATTTATTAAAGGTTGTGATTCACCATATCCGGCAAACTTCATTCTTCGCGCATTTACATAGCCTTCCAGGGCAAGGTAGTTACGCGTGGATTCTGCTCTTTTTTCAGATAATTCCTGATTATAATCTACCGTTCCCCTACTATCAGTATGAGATGCAATGGTGATGTAAACGGTATTGTATTTATCCAGTTTTTTTGCAAAATCATCCAGAACTTTTTTTGAATCAGCCCTAATATTCCATTTATCATAGTCAAAATAAATAGGGGGTAATTCAAAGAATAACCTACCGTTTTTTTCTACCACCGGCGGACCTTCTACATCTTCCAGCAATTTCTTTTTTAAAGCTTCACCAGTTAATTTTGGCTTTTGATTACCTTCCGTAGCGGTAAGGAGCTGTCCGTTTGCCGTATTTAATTTAGTTGAATCCAAAATAGTCTTGTCTTCTTCTAAAAACAGCGTATAAGTTTGATTTTGTTTTTCTTTAACTACCAACTGTTTTTGCTTCTCAGAATAATTTTTAGCATTTCCGGACCATTTATATTTACCAGGTAGTACTGTAATCTGCGTACTACCAGTCACCAAACTATCTTTTACTATACTTTCCTCCCCAATAATTAATTCGGTATATGCATTTTTAATGAGACTATCCGTAGCAAAATCTTTGATTTCTAAAGTAACCTGGTAAGGTTTTGGAAAAATCTCACCTACTTGTTCGAACTGATAGATATCATCGTTGTTTTTACTTTTTCGATTAGATGAAAAATAGCCCTTAGTAGCTTCATGATAGCTTATACCAAAATCATCATAACTGGAGTTAATAGGGGTACCTAGATTTATGGGTTTTTGTAATTTTCCATCTTTAAATTCGGCGGCAAAATTATCCATCATTCCTAATCCTAAATGACCGTTTGATGCAAAAAACAAATGTCCTATTTTACTAATAAATGGAAATTGTTCGCGATTCGAAGTGTTTATGGTTTCTCCCAGATTATGAGGCTCTCCGTAAGTACCATCTTCATTAATCTGTACTGCATAGATATCGAAATCTCCGTATCCCCCGGGCCTATTAGAGCTAAAATACAATGTAGTTCCATCCGAACTAATGGCAGGATGTTCCGTAGAATATTGTAGATCGTTAAAGGGTAAAGCTTCCGGTTTTTCCCAGTTACCATCCACTTTGAGAGACCGATACAGATGTACCGGGTTGTTGCCCAAAGAATCAAATTTCTTTTTTCCGTCTTTTTCGTAACTTTTAGAAAAATAAACGGCATTATTATTTAGGGCAAAACAAAAGGTACCTTCATGTAATGGCGTATTAATTTCATCAGAAATAGATTCGATGTCACTAACTACATTATTATCATCAATCTTTCCTTTTAAAATA from Aquimarina sp. ERC-38 includes these protein-coding regions:
- a CDS encoding PDDEXK nuclease domain-containing protein; the protein is MTDKKVSNINQIAKEIQLLIEQSKQQVALSVNTTMSLMYWQIGRKINKEVLKYERGTYGKQIVLLLSKQLTTEYGKSFSEKNLRRMMQFASCFPKENIVVPMIRQLSWTHILALIPMEDPLKRKFYLQLCIHEKWSVRTFRERIKSMLYERTAISKKPEETIRKDLAKLYKDQNISPDLVFRDPYFLDFLGLSDSYSEQDLESSILIELQRFIIELGSDFAFMARQKRIMIDSRDYYIDLLFYHRRLKSLVAIDLKIGEFEASFKGQMELYLRYLEKYEIVEGENSPIGLILCTGKNEEHVELLQLDKSNIRIAEYLTLLPSKEILQNKLHRAIEIAKNKSNNKKS
- a CDS encoding S41 family peptidase — encoded protein: MIFFVFSSTYAQVNNNYLGFWKSRGYGWIIKIDNENIQFYDSNDQACVFNQTFPISFLQDKMKVDDNVLIIEQGVTKYWFDRIAQVPELCNKKWSKKELRDPILNFEFLWHTFNNQYAYFKERKVDWQALNTKYRKQIDQHTTDVELLVLCDAMLEELNDGHVSIEASDKLMRKAAKLGNWDTRDDADFYGLRKQIIERYVTDPKAFNLSKVVWGKINDQVGYLQLNSMETVADYGITPDMSAKEAKKLYVKAMSESNTPLKDLINGINSIMKKVVEDLKTTEHLILDLRFNGGGVDMVGLTALSYLINEEKEVFTKTHRVGDQYADSYNYILKPATKTYMGKLHILQSYWTASASEVLLLASKAYENIERIGSPSEGIFSDILSKKLPNRWDFELSNQVYKDKEGISYEVIGIPVHKDLNYPKDPYKFVENLKNELSTTNKDKAIEYVIRSFKK
- a CDS encoding OmpA family protein — translated: MKKLLLFIAIIAFSSHLTAQKKSRADRFFEIRDYKNAALSYEEELNQKGYEKHILENISVAYYNTFQFKNAYRYLKILTAGKFYAKDKSYDNQYNFMMFQVLSALGKYEKAIDFLATYRKNSGVTNFLKMEAIEEIEAFKLKDDDYVIEEAGFNTEYSEFGAVKMDSLLYFTSDRPMGKLLGKNYKWTHRPFLNILKGKIDDNNVVSDIESISDEINTPLHEGTFCFALNNNAVYFSKSYEKDGKKKFDSLGNNPVHLYRSLKVDGNWEKPEALPFNDLQYSTEHPAISSDGTTLYFSSNRPGGYGDFDIYAVQINEDGTYGEPHNLGETINTSNREQFPFISKIGHLFFASNGHLGLGMMDNFAAEFKDGKLQKPINLGTPINSSYDDFGISYHEATKGYFSSNRKSKNNDDIYQFEQVGEIFPKPYQVTLEIKDFATDSLIKNAYTELIIGEESIVKDSLVTGSTQITVLPGKYKWSGNAKNYSEKQKQLVVKEKQNQTYTLFLEEDKTILDSTKLNTANGQLLTATEGNQKPKLTGEALKKKLLEDVEGPPVVEKNGRLFFELPPIYFDYDKWNIRADSKKVLDDFAKKLDKYNTVYITIASHTDSRGTVDYNQELSEKRAESTRNYLALEGYVNARRMKFAGYGESQPLINCDSNDCGEKEHQLNRRSEFEIVKY